The proteins below come from a single Gossypium raimondii isolate GPD5lz chromosome 2, ASM2569854v1, whole genome shotgun sequence genomic window:
- the LOC105788123 gene encoding uncharacterized protein LOC105788123 has product MADSQKLTALKKAYAEIILNTAKEAAARIMVSERKALRYQQELFAAKDEALRMLLRLKQMLDAKVNDAEMMSLNQQKRIEELEAQLGEAEDIVRDLRAELREAQDELEKLSQDSVHYSDEKRLKDDVAASVERSQENTINEFWSVRSLPDAQTNLVTVSDIKSSVLSRTNAGNKCSCKDNCYVCNPDFASIVMRRKEPDLYRNGCTHRIRALERCLLNENLSLSRQVDDAKNENTGEGEEGKGMPSKLSTRADICRLEGKTDELKVMNNITQVLPLSFFHMKRKRAARYKKNKASSSMNVLDQVVAMCQEPDLLCLESFSHDPESNGQFGEDSRIIKHDTQKGPHSPNTSSPLDAAKVIAESGYEDQKDDVEFGKACDFNDNKNNDKSLVDKKQLIRQESGSAEISGDPCCKTDLETVDVSAVNLDVKSSEITERSSPQLSNNKFLMYTFKRKRKKDSLSSPDRDCSHDDDILHKKIKEKQNGSLDSEKSTLTSEESRDSQRLVQVARQLISLSEKKLR; this is encoded by the exons ATGGCGGATTCCCAG aAATTGACGGCTTTGAAAAAGGCTTATGCCGAAATCATTCTGAACACGGCTAAAGAGGCGGCGGCGAGGATAATGGTGTCGGAGAGAAAGGCTCTAAGATATCAGCAAGAGCTGTTCGCTGCTAAAGATGAGGCGTTGCGTATGTTGCTTAGGTTGAAACAAATGTTGGATGCTAAG GTTAATGATGCAGAGATGATGTCCTTGAATCAAcagaaaagaattgaagagcTCGAAGCACAACTGGGAGAGGCTGAGGATATAGTTAGAGATCTTAGAGCAGAGTTGAGAGAAGCACAGGATGAGTTGGAGAAGCTGTCACAAGACTCGGTGCATTATTCGGATGAAAAAAGGTTGAAAGATGATGTTGCTGCTTCAGTAGAAAGATCTCAGGAAAATACAATCAATGAATTTTGGTCTGTCAGATCTTTACCTGATGCACAAACTAATTTAGTGACTGTTTCTGATATCAAGAGTTCAGTTCTGAGCAGAACTAATGCGGGTAATAAGTGTTCTTGTAAGGATAATTGCTATGTTTGTAACCCTGATTTTGCCTCCATAGTGATGAGACGAAAAGAGCCTGACCTGTATAGAAATGGGTGCACTCATAGGATTCGTGCGCTTGAAAGGTGccttttgaatgaaaatttatcTCTTTCTAGGCAAGTAGATGATGCAAAGAATGAAAATACTGGAGAAGGTGAAGAAGGTAAGGGTATGCCCTCGAAACTTTCTACAAGAGCTGACATCTGCAGACTGGAAGGAAAAACAGATGAGTTGAAAGTGATGAACAACATTACCCAAGTTCTTCCTCTTAGTTTTTTTCatatgaaaaggaaaagagcTGCTagatataagaaaaataaagcttCCTCATCCATGAATGTACTTGATCAGGTTGTAGCAATGTGCCAAGAACCTGATCTATTGTGCTTGGAAAGTTTTTCGCATGATCCTGAAAGTAACGGTCAATTTGGGGAGGACTCTAGGATCATCAAACATGATACTCAGAAGGGTCCCCATTCTCCTAACACTAGTTCACCTTTAGATGCTGCTAAAGTAATTGCTGAATCAGGATATGAAGATCAGAAGGATGATGTGGAGTTTGGGAAAGCTTGCGACTTCAAtgataacaaaaataatgataaatcgCTGGTAGACAAAAAACAGTTGATAAGGCAGGAAAGTGGATCTGCCGAAATATCAGGGGATCCATGTTGCAAAACAGATCTTGAGACCGTTGATGTGTCTGCAGTGAACTTGGATGTTAAATCATCTGAAATAACTGAGAGGTCTTCTCCTCAACTGTCAAATAATAAGTTTCTCATGTACACATTCAAAAGAAAGAGGAAGAAGGATTCTTTGAGCAGCCCTGACAGAGATTGCTCACATGATGATGACATTTTGCACAAGAAGATAAAGGAGAAGCAAAATGGTTCTCTAGATTCAGAAAAGTCCACGTTGACATCCGAAGAATCTAGAGATAGTCAACGACTAGTTCAAGTTGCTCGTCAG CTCATATCATTATCGGAGAAGAAGTTGAGGTAG